A window from Solanum stenotomum isolate F172 chromosome 7, ASM1918654v1, whole genome shotgun sequence encodes these proteins:
- the LOC125871218 gene encoding patellin-6 codes for MDSSSPISVQKALKSQESAPQSSPKPQSLKKSFVTSLMEATTLRTPSFKEDSYFTSHLKPSEKKALQELKDKLQAASSSSCCSMWGIPLLGGDEKADVILLKFLRARDFKVSDSLHMLEKCLSWRKEFGADTILEGDFSGFKELEGVVAYMNGYDRDGHPVCYNAYGVFKDKEMYERIFGDEEKLKKFLRWRVQVLERGIEQLHFKPGGINSIIQVTDLKDMPKRELRVASNQILSLFQDNYPEMVARKIFINVPWYFSVLYSMFSPFLTQRTKSKFVIAKEGNVAETLYKFIRPEDIPVQYGGLSRPTDLQNGPPKPASEFTVKGGETVNIQIEGIEGGATITWDIVVGGWDLEYSAEFVPNGEGSYTIAVEKPRKIAANEEAIHNSFTSKEAGKMVLSVDNTASRKRKVAAYRYIVRKSATISA; via the exons atggattcttCCTCCCCCATTTCTGTTCAAAAAGCTCTAAAATCCCAAGAATCAGCTCCACAATCTTCACCAAAGCCacaatctttgaagaaaagCTTTGTCACTTCTCTAATGGAAGCAACTACTTTACGCACCCCATCTTTTAAAGAAGACTCTTACTTCACTTCCCACCTTAAACCCTCTGAGAAGAAAGCATTACAAGAATTGAAAGACAAGCTTCAagctgcttcttcttcttcttgttgttcCATGTGGGGTATTCCACTTTTAGGTGGAGATGAAAAGGCTGATGTCATTCTCTTGAAATTCCTCAGAGCAAGGGATTTTAAGGTTTCAGATTCACTTCATATGTTGGAAAAGTGTCTTTCTTGGAGGAAAGAGTTTGGTGCTGACACCATTTTGGAAGGAGATTTTTCAGGATTTAAAGAACTTGAAGGAGTTGTTGCTTATATGAATGGTTATGATAGAGATGGACACCCTGTTTGTTACAATGCTTATGGGGTTTTTAAAGataaagaaatgtatgaaagaATCTTTGGAgatgaagaaaaattgaaaaaattcttGAGATGGAGAGTTCAAGTTCTTGAAAGAGGAATTGAACAGCTACATTTCAAGCCTGGTGGAATTAATTCCATTATTCAG GTAACTGATCTCAAAGATATGCCTAAGAGAGAACTAAGGGTTGCTTCAAATCAgattttatctctttttcaaGACAATTACCCTGAAATGGTTGCTCGTAAG atATTTATCAATGTGCCATGGTACTTCAGTGTGTTGTATTCAATGTTTAGTCCATTTCTGACTCAAAGAACCAAGAGCAAGTTTGTGATAGCCAAGGAGGGAAATGTTGCTGAGACATTATACAA ATTCATAAGGCCTGAGGATATACCTGTTCAGTATGGTGGATTGAGTAGACCTACTGATTTACAAAATGGCCCCCCAAAACCAGCTTCTGAGTTTACTGTCAAAGGAGGAGAGACAGTCAATATTCAAATTGAAGGCATTGAG GGTGGTGCAACAATAACATGGGATATAGTAGTAGGAGGATGGGACTTGGAGTACAGTGCAGAATTTGTACCAAATGGTGAAGGCAGTTACACCATTGCTGTGGAGAAGCCAAGGAAAATTGCAGCCAATGAAGAGGCAATTCACAATTCATTCACTTCAAAAGAAGCTGGAAAAATGGTGCTTTCTGTAGACAACACTGCCTCTCGAAAGAGAAAAGTTGCAGCCTATCGATACATCGTCCGCAAATCTGCAACTATTTCAGCCTAA